Proteins encoded within one genomic window of Polaribacter sp. NJDZ03:
- a CDS encoding aspartate-semialdehyde dehydrogenase: MKIAVVGATGMVGTVMLKVLEERNLPITEFIPVASARSAGKKLSYKGKEYTIVTLEDAVKMAPDVALFSAGGETSLEWAPKFAEVGTTVIDNSSAWRMDPTKKLVVPEINGDVLTKDDKIIANPNCSTIQLVAVLSPLHLKYKMKRVVISTYQSVSGSGVKAVQQLDNEEAGIEGEMAYPHKIGRNAIPHCDVFLENGYTKEEMKLVKEPKKILRDDSFSVTATAVRIPTAGGHSEAVNVQFENAFDLAEVRKILSETPGVIVEDDLANNVYPMAINAHDKDEVFVGRIRRDESQENTLNLWIVADNLRKGAATNTVQIAEYLVANNLV; the protein is encoded by the coding sequence ATGAAAATAGCTGTAGTAGGTGCAACTGGAATGGTGGGCACAGTAATGTTGAAAGTTTTAGAAGAGCGTAATTTACCTATAACGGAATTTATTCCTGTAGCTTCTGCAAGATCTGCTGGAAAAAAATTATCATATAAAGGGAAAGAATACACCATAGTAACTTTAGAAGATGCTGTAAAAATGGCTCCGGATGTAGCTTTATTTTCTGCTGGTGGAGAGACTTCTTTAGAATGGGCTCCTAAATTTGCAGAAGTTGGTACAACAGTTATCGACAACTCTTCTGCTTGGAGAATGGACCCAACTAAGAAATTAGTAGTTCCAGAAATTAACGGAGACGTTTTAACAAAGGATGATAAAATTATTGCAAACCCAAACTGTTCTACAATTCAGTTAGTAGCAGTTTTATCTCCGTTACATTTAAAATATAAAATGAAACGTGTAGTTATTTCTACGTATCAGTCTGTTTCTGGTTCTGGCGTTAAAGCGGTACAGCAATTAGATAATGAAGAGGCTGGTATTGAAGGTGAAATGGCATATCCTCATAAAATTGGAAGAAATGCAATTCCGCATTGTGATGTTTTTTTAGAAAACGGGTATACTAAAGAGGAAATGAAATTAGTTAAAGAACCTAAAAAGATTTTACGTGATGATTCTTTTTCTGTAACTGCAACTGCGGTTAGAATTCCTACTGCTGGTGGACATTCTGAGGCTGTAAATGTTCAGTTTGAAAATGCTTTTGATTTAGCAGAAGTTCGTAAAATATTAAGTGAAACTCCTGGTGTTATTGTAGAAGATGATTTGGCTAACAACGTGTATCCGATGGCAATAAATGCTCATGATAAAGACGAAGTGTTTGTTGGACGAATTAGAAGGGATGAATCTCAAGAAAATACCTTAAATTTGTGGATCGTTGCAGATAACCTACGTAAAGGTGCTGCTACAAACACAGTTCAAATTGCTGAATATTTGGTAGCAAATAATTTGGTATAA
- a CDS encoding ferredoxin--NADP reductase: MVTFHKVNIQEVIRETADAVSLVFKIPGNLKSKFAFHAGQYLTLKKTINGKEVRRAYSICSSPSEAYLKVAVKAVENGTFSTYATTELNEGNFIEISEPEGKFILDPKPHKNYIAFAAGSGITPILSMIKDVLKNEISSTFTLIYGNKTAADTIFKEELDALKEAYPERLNLHYIYSREQIEGSLFGRIDKARTNFYINNSYKDISFDAAFLCGPESMIDEVSATLTERGFAKENIHFELFTTSIDEEAVAEIKEGTTEVIVMLDDEETTFTMNQTDDLLSASLRNNLDAPYSCQGGVCSTCLCKVTEGNAIMVKNSILTDSEIEEGLVLACQAYPTTSKISIDFDDV; the protein is encoded by the coding sequence ATGGTAACATTTCATAAAGTAAACATACAAGAAGTGATTAGAGAAACCGCAGATGCGGTTTCTCTGGTATTTAAAATACCCGGAAACTTAAAATCTAAATTTGCTTTTCATGCAGGGCAATATTTAACACTTAAAAAAACAATTAACGGCAAAGAGGTTAGAAGGGCATACTCTATTTGTTCTTCTCCTAGTGAAGCTTATTTAAAAGTAGCTGTTAAGGCGGTAGAAAATGGTACTTTTTCTACCTATGCAACTACAGAATTAAATGAAGGAAATTTTATAGAAATATCTGAACCAGAAGGGAAATTTATATTAGACCCTAAACCGCATAAAAACTACATTGCTTTTGCTGCAGGATCTGGTATTACTCCAATTCTATCTATGATTAAAGATGTGTTGAAAAATGAAATTTCATCTACATTTACATTAATTTATGGAAATAAAACGGCTGCAGATACAATTTTTAAAGAAGAATTAGATGCTTTAAAAGAAGCATATCCAGAACGTTTAAACCTACACTACATTTATAGTAGAGAACAAATAGAAGGTTCTTTATTTGGTAGAATAGACAAAGCGCGCACTAATTTTTACATTAACAATAGTTACAAAGACATTTCTTTTGATGCCGCTTTTTTATGTGGACCGGAAAGTATGATTGATGAAGTTTCTGCAACACTTACAGAACGTGGTTTTGCTAAAGAGAACATTCATTTTGAATTATTTACAACTTCTATAGACGAAGAAGCTGTTGCTGAAATTAAAGAAGGCACTACAGAGGTAATTGTAATGCTAGATGATGAAGAAACAACCTTTACTATGAACCAAACTGACGATCTTTTATCCGCCAGTTTACGTAATAATTTAGATGCTCCTTATTCTTGCCAAGGTGGGGTTTGTAGTACTTGTTTGTGTAAAGTTACAGAAGGAAATGCTATTATGGTTAAGAATTCCATTTTAACAGATAGCGAAATTGAAGAAGGATTGGTTTTAGCTTGTCAGGCATACCCTACAACTTCAAAAATCTCTATAGATTTTGATGATGTTTAA
- a CDS encoding gliding motility lipoprotein GldH, with product MTTILKSNSFLIVLVTLLLLFSCDDKSDFNLYKSIDNEGWKANEKIFFEFEVKDTISPKNLFINIRNNNEYAYSNLYLITELVFPNETRVVDTLQYEMADKTGRFLGVGFTEIKENKLFYKEKKAFPISGNYIFNVRHAMRKNGEVKPIEFLKGIQDVGFSIEN from the coding sequence ATGACAACAATTCTGAAAAGTAATTCTTTTTTAATTGTTTTAGTAACTCTTTTATTGCTGTTTTCTTGTGATGATAAATCAGATTTTAATCTATATAAATCAATAGACAATGAAGGTTGGAAAGCGAATGAAAAAATATTTTTTGAATTTGAAGTAAAAGACACTATTTCTCCAAAAAACCTATTTATCAACATTAGAAATAATAATGAGTACGCCTATAGCAATTTGTATCTTATTACAGAACTTGTTTTTCCTAATGAAACCAGGGTTGTAGATACTTTACAATACGAAATGGCTGATAAAACAGGACGTTTTTTAGGTGTTGGGTTTACAGAAATTAAAGAAAATAAATTATTTTATAAAGAAAAAAAGGCATTTCCAATTTCTGGAAATTATATTTTTAATGTGCGCCATGCAATGCGTAAAAATGGAGAAGTGAAACCTATTGAATTCTTAAAAGGAATTCAGGATGTAGGTTTTAGCATAGAAAATTAA
- a CDS encoding cbb3-type cytochrome c oxidase subunit I gives MSEHHHKETFVTKYIFSQDHKMISKQFLVTGMFMGIIGVFMSMLFRMQIAWPEKSFSLIEAFLGDHQTDGVMNPDMYLALVTIHGTIMVFFVLTAGLSGTFSNLLIPLQIGARDMASGFLNMVSYWMFFVSCIIMVCSLFVEAGPAAAGWTIYPPLSALPQAIPGSGMGMTLWLVSMAIFIASSLIGSLNYIATVFNLRTKGMKMTRLPLTIWAFFVTAIIGVVSFPVLLSACLLLIFDRSFGTSFYLSDIFIAGEVLHYQGGSPVLFEHLFWFLGHPEVYIVILPAMGIVSEVLAINSRKPIFGYRAMIGSIIGIAFLSTIVWGHHMFISGMNPFLGSVFTFTTLLIAIPSAVKSFNWLTTLWKGNLQLNPAMLFSIGLVSTFVTGGLTGIVLGDSALDINVHDTYFVVAHFHLVMGVSAIFGMFAGVYHWFPKMYGRMMNKTLGYWHFWLSIICAYGVFWPMHFIGLAGLPRRYYSNTAFPMFDDLSDINIVITLFALVGGFAQIFFIANFFISIYRGQKATMNPWNATTLEWTTPVEHVHGNWPGKLPEVHRWAYDYSKRVDPEDDDSDYLHGEDFVLQTVPLLEGEEPS, from the coding sequence ATGTCAGAACATCATCATAAAGAAACATTTGTAACAAAATATATTTTTAGCCAAGATCATAAAATGATTTCTAAGCAGTTCTTAGTAACTGGTATGTTTATGGGAATCATTGGCGTATTTATGTCTATGTTATTTCGTATGCAAATAGCATGGCCAGAAAAGTCATTTTCTCTAATAGAAGCATTTTTAGGAGATCACCAAACAGACGGTGTAATGAACCCAGATATGTACTTAGCTTTGGTTACAATACATGGTACTATAATGGTATTCTTTGTATTAACGGCTGGTTTAAGTGGTACATTTTCTAACTTATTAATACCATTGCAAATTGGAGCGAGAGATATGGCTTCTGGTTTTTTAAACATGGTGTCATACTGGATGTTTTTTGTTTCATGTATCATCATGGTGTGCTCTTTGTTTGTTGAAGCAGGTCCAGCAGCAGCAGGATGGACAATCTATCCTCCATTAAGTGCTTTACCACAAGCAATTCCAGGTTCTGGAATGGGTATGACTTTATGGTTAGTTTCTATGGCTATTTTTATTGCTTCTTCTTTAATAGGATCTTTAAATTATATAGCAACTGTTTTTAACTTAAGAACAAAAGGAATGAAAATGACAAGATTGCCTTTAACTATTTGGGCTTTCTTTGTAACTGCAATTATTGGTGTAGTTTCTTTTCCAGTATTATTATCTGCTTGTTTATTATTAATATTTGATAGAAGTTTTGGAACTTCTTTCTATTTATCAGATATTTTTATTGCTGGTGAAGTATTACATTATCAAGGTGGTTCTCCAGTATTATTTGAGCACTTATTTTGGTTCTTAGGTCACCCGGAGGTATATATTGTAATTTTACCTGCCATGGGTATTGTTTCTGAAGTTTTAGCAATTAATTCACGTAAACCTATCTTTGGTTACCGCGCAATGATTGGTTCTATTATAGGAATTGCATTTTTATCTACAATTGTTTGGGGACACCACATGTTTATATCTGGTATGAATCCTTTCTTAGGTTCTGTATTTACATTTACAACGTTACTAATTGCAATTCCATCTGCAGTAAAATCATTTAACTGGTTAACTACATTGTGGAAAGGTAATCTTCAATTAAATCCTGCCATGTTATTCTCTATCGGATTGGTTTCTACATTCGTTACAGGAGGTTTAACAGGTATTGTTTTAGGAGATTCAGCTTTAGATATTAATGTGCATGATACGTACTTTGTAGTAGCGCATTTTCACTTAGTAATGGGGGTTTCTGCTATTTTTGGAATGTTTGCTGGTGTGTATCACTGGTTTCCTAAAATGTATGGTAGAATGATGAATAAGACTTTAGGTTATTGGCATTTCTGGTTAAGCATCATTTGTGCTTACGGAGTTTTCTGGCCAATGCACTTTATAGGTTTAGCAGGTTTACCGAGAAGATATTATTCTAACACAGCATTTCCTATGTTCGATGATTTATCTGATATTAATATAGTAATTACATTATTTGCTTTAGTTGGTGGTTTTGCTCAAATATTTTTTATTGCAAACTTCTTTATATCTATTTATAGAGGACAAAAGGCAACAATGAATCCTTGGAATGCAACTACTTTAGAATGGACTACTCCTGTAGAGCATGTACATGGAAACTGGCCAGGTAAATTACCAGAAGTACACAGATGGGCGTATGATTACAGTAAACGTGTAGATCCAGAAGATGATGATAGTGACTATTTACATGGTGAAGACTTTGTGTTACAAACTGTGCCTTTATTAGAGGGTGAAGAACCTTCTTAG
- a CDS encoding LysE family translocator, whose protein sequence is MDIYDFKNAFLIGFFMAFMIGPVFFMLIQTSILKGARAAIAFDIGVLLGDVTFICMAYFGSRSFLEKIKDDPRLFFIGGLVLIVYGLITYFDKQNKKEALASAENIEVPVKNNYIKLFFKGYFLNFINIGVLAFWLGTVLVIGPTLNMNSNSIFWYFATIILGYALTDLGKILLAKQLKNKMTPLVIYRLKKIMGIILVICGVFLILKGFIPNDKINNFIN, encoded by the coding sequence ATGGATATTTACGACTTTAAGAATGCATTTTTGATAGGTTTTTTCATGGCTTTTATGATAGGACCTGTTTTTTTTATGCTAATTCAAACCAGTATTTTAAAAGGAGCTAGAGCGGCAATTGCGTTTGATATTGGTGTGCTTTTGGGTGATGTTACTTTTATATGTATGGCTTATTTTGGTAGTCGTTCTTTTTTAGAAAAGATTAAAGATGATCCAAGGCTTTTCTTTATTGGTGGCCTAGTACTTATTGTATATGGACTTATAACTTACTTTGATAAACAAAATAAAAAAGAAGCTTTAGCATCAGCAGAAAACATAGAAGTACCTGTTAAAAACAACTATATAAAATTATTTTTTAAAGGTTACTTTTTAAACTTTATAAATATTGGAGTGTTGGCCTTTTGGTTGGGAACTGTCTTAGTAATTGGCCCTACTTTAAACATGAATTCTAACAGTATCTTTTGGTATTTTGCAACTATAATTTTAGGGTATGCACTTACAGACCTTGGAAAAATACTCTTAGCTAAACAACTAAAAAATAAAATGACACCTTTGGTTATTTATAGATTAAAAAAAATAATGGGTATTATATTGGTTATATGTGGTGTTTTTTTAATATTAAAAGGATTTATTCCTAATGATAAGATAAATAATTTCATCAATTAA
- a CDS encoding peptidase U32 family protein — MQKIELMAPAGNFESMQAALDNGCDSIYFGVEQLNMRARASVNFTLDDLEEISKRCSAKNVRTYLTLNTIVYDHDLSIVKTLIKRAKEANITAVIAMDQAVISMAREQQMEVHISTQINITNIETVKFYALFADTIVLSRELSLRQVKKITEAIEKDQIKGPSGRLVEVEIFGHGALCMAVSGKCYMSLHSSNSSANRGACKQNCRKKYTVIDQETGFEMELDNEYIMSPKDLCTIDFLDQVADAGIKVLKIEGRGRAPEYVAKVIKCYRDAIDSLAAETYDKEKVISWMQELEKVYNRGFWNGYYLGQKLGEWSKESGSHATQKKVYLGKGEHYFDKAKIGQFKIDAYDVALGDTILITGPSTGAQEMEVKQMFVNDVPAEKATKGDEVTMKLDFKIRRSDKLYKIVKTEFAEN; from the coding sequence ATGCAAAAAATCGAATTAATGGCGCCAGCTGGTAATTTTGAATCTATGCAAGCTGCTTTAGATAATGGTTGCGATTCTATTTATTTTGGAGTAGAGCAACTTAATATGAGAGCAAGAGCTTCTGTTAATTTTACGTTAGATGATTTAGAAGAGATTTCTAAAAGATGTTCAGCAAAAAATGTGAGAACCTATCTTACATTAAATACAATAGTTTATGATCATGATTTATCAATAGTAAAAACATTGATAAAACGTGCAAAAGAAGCAAATATAACAGCTGTAATTGCCATGGATCAAGCAGTGATTTCTATGGCTAGAGAACAGCAAATGGAAGTCCATATTTCTACACAAATAAATATTACAAATATAGAAACGGTAAAATTCTATGCACTTTTTGCAGATACTATTGTTTTAAGTAGAGAGTTGAGTTTACGACAAGTAAAAAAGATTACAGAAGCAATTGAGAAAGATCAAATAAAAGGACCTTCTGGTAGATTAGTTGAAGTTGAGATTTTTGGTCATGGTGCTTTGTGTATGGCGGTTTCTGGTAAATGTTATATGAGCTTACATTCATCAAATTCATCAGCAAACAGAGGTGCTTGTAAACAAAATTGCAGAAAAAAATATACGGTTATCGATCAGGAAACTGGTTTTGAAATGGAGTTAGATAATGAATATATTATGTCTCCAAAAGACTTGTGTACTATTGACTTTTTAGACCAAGTTGCAGATGCTGGAATTAAAGTTTTAAAAATTGAAGGTAGAGGAAGAGCACCAGAATATGTTGCCAAAGTAATTAAATGTTACCGAGATGCAATTGATAGTTTGGCTGCAGAAACTTACGATAAAGAAAAAGTAATTTCTTGGATGCAAGAATTAGAAAAAGTCTACAATCGTGGTTTTTGGAATGGCTATTATTTAGGTCAGAAATTAGGAGAATGGAGTAAAGAGTCTGGTTCTCATGCAACACAAAAGAAAGTCTATTTGGGCAAAGGAGAACATTATTTTGACAAAGCTAAAATTGGTCAGTTTAAAATTGATGCGTACGATGTTGCTTTAGGCGATACAATTCTAATAACTGGGCCTTCAACTGGGGCTCAAGAAATGGAAGTAAAACAAATGTTTGTAAACGATGTTCCTGCAGAAAAAGCAACTAAAGGAGACGAAGTTACCATGAAGTTAGATTTTAAAATAAGAAGATCAGATAAGTTATATAAAATTGTAAAAACGGAATTCGCAGAAAACTAA
- a CDS encoding Txe/YoeB family addiction module toxin — protein sequence MRLIWSASSWNDYVYWQKVDKKIVKRINELIKSCVRTPFEGIGKPEALKGDLQGYWSRRITSEHRLVYKYENEQLLIAACRYHYGK from the coding sequence ATGAGATTAATTTGGTCAGCATCTTCTTGGAACGATTATGTCTATTGGCAAAAAGTTGATAAGAAAATTGTTAAAAGAATTAATGAACTTATTAAAAGTTGCGTTAGAACACCTTTTGAAGGGATTGGAAAACCAGAAGCTTTAAAAGGAGATTTACAAGGGTATTGGTCTAGAAGAATAACATCTGAACATAGACTAGTATATAAATATGAGAATGAACAGCTATTAATTGCTGCTTGTCGCTATCATTATGGGAAATAA
- a CDS encoding cytochrome c oxidase subunit II translates to MLALFYIFIVVAIGVSFWQITRILNLRSVIATDKDNATQGRNAIYFMVFLYAMMIYCLIFMNVVMLPESASYEGEHDDNLFDITFWLIGIVQFLMQFFIFYFTFKYKGEKGKKAKFYSDSHKLEAIWTITPAVVLVVLIGYGLWQWNNIMDLSDLEDPVVIEVYAQQFRWDARYAGDDNTLGLGNVNYIKGMNTIGVDMDDKNAQDDKQVTELYLPKGRKVHFKFRSQDVLHSAYMPHFRAQMNCVPGMVTQFGFTPKYTTAEMRQQSEVIEKTAGINKIRKSKGEDPYEFDYLLLCNKICGASHYNMQMKITVVEQEEYDKWIAEQPTLASVLNNNN, encoded by the coding sequence ATGCTAGCTCTATTTTATATTTTTATAGTCGTTGCAATCGGTGTAAGTTTTTGGCAAATAACCAGAATATTAAACTTAAGAAGCGTAATTGCTACTGATAAAGACAATGCAACCCAAGGTAGGAATGCCATTTACTTTATGGTTTTTTTATACGCAATGATGATTTATTGTTTAATCTTCATGAATGTTGTAATGTTACCAGAATCTGCTTCTTATGAAGGAGAACATGATGATAACCTTTTTGATATTACATTTTGGTTAATTGGTATTGTTCAATTTTTAATGCAATTCTTTATTTTCTATTTTACCTTTAAGTATAAAGGCGAGAAAGGAAAGAAAGCAAAATTCTATTCAGACAGTCATAAATTAGAGGCTATTTGGACCATTACTCCAGCTGTTGTTTTAGTTGTTTTAATTGGTTACGGATTATGGCAATGGAATAATATCATGGATTTATCTGATTTAGAAGATCCTGTTGTGATAGAAGTGTATGCTCAGCAATTTAGATGGGATGCTCGTTATGCAGGTGATGATAATACCTTAGGTTTAGGAAACGTTAACTATATTAAAGGTATGAACACTATAGGTGTTGATATGGATGATAAAAATGCGCAAGATGATAAACAAGTAACTGAATTGTATTTACCAAAAGGTAGAAAAGTTCATTTCAAGTTTCGTTCTCAAGACGTTTTGCACTCCGCTTATATGCCTCACTTTAGAGCGCAAATGAACTGTGTACCAGGTATGGTTACTCAATTTGGTTTTACTCCAAAGTATACTACTGCAGAGATGAGACAACAATCTGAAGTAATTGAAAAAACTGCAGGGATCAACAAAATAAGAAAATCTAAAGGAGAAGATCCTTATGAGTTTGATTACTTATTGTTATGTAATAAAATTTGTGGAGCTTCTCACTATAACATGCAAATGAAAATTACGGTTGTAGAACAAGAAGAGTATGACAAATGGATTGCAGAGCAACCAACATTAGCATCAGTATTAAATAATAATAATTAA
- a CDS encoding type II toxin-antitoxin system Phd/YefM family antitoxin, whose translation METVNYTDFRSNLKHWFDKVFNDVSDIVIKRKGGKDLVLISLDEYNSLKETSYLLTGKNRDVLLNSIKELEAGKGFQKELIE comes from the coding sequence ATGGAAACAGTAAATTATACAGATTTTCGTTCCAATTTAAAACATTGGTTCGATAAGGTTTTTAATGATGTTAGTGATATCGTCATTAAAAGAAAAGGAGGAAAGGATTTAGTTCTAATTTCATTAGACGAATATAACTCTCTTAAGGAAACAAGTTATTTGCTTACAGGGAAAAACAGAGATGTTTTATTAAATTCCATTAAAGAATTAGAAGCTGGCAAAGGATTTCAAAAAGAATTAATCGAATAA
- a CDS encoding ferredoxin translates to MVVITLQRNKCIGCNYCVELAPSQFQMSKKDGKTVLLHSIEKKGFFTIKSFDESIFDASLEAKKACPVKIIEVKQV, encoded by the coding sequence ATGGTAGTAATTACGTTGCAAAGAAACAAATGCATTGGTTGTAATTACTGTGTAGAATTAGCGCCAAGTCAGTTTCAAATGTCTAAAAAAGACGGGAAAACTGTTCTTTTACATTCCATAGAAAAAAAAGGTTTCTTCACTATAAAATCTTTCGATGAATCTATTTTTGATGCTTCTTTGGAAGCTAAAAAAGCCTGTCCTGTTAAAATTATTGAAGTAAAACAGGTTTAA
- the ricT gene encoding regulatory iron-sulfur-containing complex subunit RicT codes for MACGSCGTTENGVPKGCKSNGNCGSGTCGSGSNKLAVFDWLSNMTLPSGQEKFNIFEVRFKNGRKHFFTNPDNLPITMGDIVAVEGSPGHDIGTVSLAGELVKVQMKKRKITAEHEDVKKIYRKASQRDIDIWQEARGKEEETQRKGREILGRLGLQMKLSDVEYQGDGNKATFYYTADTRVDFRQLIRDLASAFSIRVEMKQVGARQEAARLGGVGSCGRELCCSTWLTDFRKVTTSAARYQQLSLNPLKLAGQCGKLKCCLNFELDTYLDALKSFPKQDLVLKTEKGDAVFVKMDIFKNHLWYTYKEERFKWFRLTLEQVLEIIALNKNNEKSISLEEYEADVEIPVKVDFEDAVGQDSLTRFDTPKTSNRKKSRNKKKPAEVANNRPRAKLNPNQKVNTNPNQKPNPNQKRKPQAKKQPNTNPNQKPKAKVNPNANSNPNQKLKANVQPKPRPQRKPKPKPQDEIKKPAGEVKDIKKPEGEVKKVNKPRKNNRNRKNNNPKNDNNSEK; via the coding sequence ATGGCATGTGGAAGTTGTGGTACAACAGAAAATGGAGTACCAAAAGGTTGCAAGAGTAATGGTAATTGTGGGTCAGGAACCTGCGGAAGTGGTAGTAATAAATTAGCCGTTTTTGACTGGTTGTCTAATATGACGTTGCCAAGTGGACAAGAGAAATTTAATATTTTTGAAGTCCGTTTTAAAAATGGAAGAAAGCATTTTTTCACAAACCCAGATAATTTACCCATCACTATGGGAGATATTGTGGCGGTAGAAGGATCTCCAGGACATGATATTGGTACGGTTTCTTTGGCAGGAGAATTGGTAAAAGTGCAAATGAAAAAACGCAAAATTACCGCAGAGCATGAAGATGTAAAGAAAATTTACAGAAAAGCGAGTCAGAGAGATATAGATATTTGGCAAGAAGCTAGAGGAAAAGAAGAAGAAACGCAAAGAAAAGGACGAGAAATTTTAGGTCGTTTAGGTTTGCAAATGAAATTATCTGATGTAGAATATCAAGGTGATGGAAACAAAGCTACATTTTATTATACAGCAGATACAAGAGTAGATTTTAGACAGTTAATTAGAGACTTGGCAAGTGCTTTTTCTATTCGTGTAGAAATGAAACAAGTAGGTGCAAGACAAGAAGCTGCCCGTTTAGGTGGTGTTGGTTCTTGTGGTAGAGAGTTGTGTTGTTCTACGTGGTTAACAGATTTTAGAAAAGTTACTACATCTGCAGCACGTTATCAACAACTATCTTTAAACCCTTTAAAGTTAGCTGGTCAATGTGGTAAGTTAAAATGTTGTTTAAATTTTGAGTTAGACACCTATTTAGATGCTTTAAAATCATTTCCGAAACAAGATCTAGTACTAAAAACAGAAAAAGGAGATGCAGTATTTGTAAAGATGGATATTTTTAAAAATCATCTTTGGTATACTTATAAAGAAGAACGATTTAAATGGTTTAGACTTACACTAGAACAAGTTTTAGAAATAATAGCGCTTAATAAAAATAATGAAAAATCTATTTCATTAGAAGAATATGAAGCAGATGTAGAAATCCCAGTAAAAGTAGATTTCGAAGATGCTGTTGGGCAAGATAGTTTAACACGTTTTGATACTCCTAAAACGAGTAATCGTAAGAAAAGTAGAAATAAGAAAAAACCAGCAGAAGTTGCTAATAATAGGCCAAGGGCAAAGTTAAACCCAAATCAAAAGGTAAATACAAATCCAAACCAAAAGCCCAACCCAAATCAAAAAAGAAAGCCACAGGCTAAGAAACAACCAAATACAAACCCTAACCAGAAGCCTAAAGCTAAAGTGAACCCGAATGCAAATTCGAACCCAAATCAAAAGCTTAAAGCAAACGTTCAGCCTAAACCAAGGCCGCAAAGAAAACCCAAACCGAAACCTCAAGACGAAATAAAAAAACCAGCAGGAGAAGTTAAGGATATAAAGAAACCAGAGGGAGAGGTTAAAAAGGTAAATAAGCCAAGAAAAAATAATAGAAACCGTAAAAATAATAACCCAAAAAATGACAACAATTCTGAAAAGTAA
- a CDS encoding rhodanese-related sulfurtransferase, which produces MQLYNKLSAIERAALIDEAGKDRLTISFYQYFKIENPQLFRDKLFLEWSELDVLGRIYVSYEGINAQLSVPSENFYALKDQLDSISFLKDIRLNVAIEHDNKSFLKLKVKVRNKIVADGLNDETFDVTAKGVHLNAAEFNAMLANPDTVCVDMRNHYESEIGHFDGAVTPDVDTFRDSLDIIEEDLKDNKEDKNLLMYCTGGIRCEKASAYYKHKGFKNVFQLEGGIIEYTRQVKEEGIENKFIGKNFVFDHRRAERITDDVVSNCHQCGKACDEHTNCANEACHLLFIQCDECAEATENTCSTDCQEIIQLSFEEQKELRKGKGNSNKIFKKGRSEVLKFKK; this is translated from the coding sequence ATGCAACTGTACAATAAGTTAAGCGCCATAGAACGCGCTGCATTAATAGACGAAGCTGGTAAAGACCGCTTAACAATTTCTTTTTATCAATATTTTAAAATAGAAAACCCACAATTATTTAGAGACAAATTATTCTTAGAATGGAGTGAACTCGATGTTTTAGGTCGAATTTATGTTTCATACGAAGGTATCAATGCTCAATTATCTGTTCCATCAGAAAATTTTTATGCTTTAAAAGACCAATTAGACAGTATTTCTTTTTTAAAGGATATTCGTTTAAATGTTGCTATAGAACACGATAATAAATCGTTTTTAAAGTTAAAAGTAAAAGTTAGAAACAAAATTGTTGCCGATGGTTTAAATGATGAAACTTTTGATGTAACTGCAAAAGGTGTGCATTTAAATGCAGCTGAATTCAACGCAATGTTAGCAAACCCAGATACGGTTTGTGTAGACATGCGTAACCATTACGAAAGTGAAATTGGTCATTTCGATGGCGCTGTAACTCCAGATGTAGATACCTTTAGAGATTCTTTAGATATTATAGAAGAAGATTTAAAAGACAACAAAGAAGACAAAAATTTGTTGATGTATTGTACTGGCGGAATCCGTTGCGAAAAAGCATCTGCGTACTACAAACACAAAGGTTTCAAAAACGTTTTTCAATTAGAAGGCGGAATTATAGAATACACACGTCAGGTAAAAGAAGAAGGGATTGAGAATAAATTTATCGGTAAAAACTTTGTTTTTGATCATAGAAGAGCAGAACGCATTACAGATGATGTAGTTTCTAACTGTCACCAATGTGGTAAAGCGTGCGACGAGCATACAAATTGTGCAAACGAAGCGTGTCATTTATTATTTATTCAATGTGATGAATGTGCAGAAGCTACAGAAAATACGTGTTCTACAGATTGCCAAGAAATAATTCAATTGTCTTTTGAAGAGCAAAAAGAGCTTAGAAAAGGCAAAGGAAATAGCAATAAAATTTTTAAAAAAGGACGAAGCGAAGTTTTGAAGTTTAAGAAGTAA